A single genomic interval of Oreochromis niloticus isolate F11D_XX unplaced genomic scaffold, O_niloticus_UMD_NMBU tig00000681_pilon, whole genome shotgun sequence harbors:
- the LOC109194188 gene encoding apoptosis-stimulating of p53 protein 2: MVSAAVDATERGPANMMPMFLTVYLSNNDQHFSEVPITPETLCRDVVELCKEPGESDCYLAEILRGSERVVGEGEQMLEVLQRSGQQRGEVRYLLHHQRAPGRESGKKET, from the exons ATGGTTTCAGCTGCAGTGGATGCGACAGAGCGGGGACCTGCCAACATGATGCCG ATGTTCCTAACTGTGTACCTCAGCAACAATGACCAACACTTTAGTGAAGTCCCCATCACACCAGAGACACTGTGCAGAGATGTGGTGGAGCTCTGCAAGGAGCCTGGCGAATCTGACTGCTATCTAGCTGAGATATTGAGAGGCTCAG AACGTGTTGTTGGAGAAGGAGAACAGATGCTGGAGGTGTTGCAGCGATCAGGACAGCAGAGGGGAGAGGTACGTTATCTCCTCCATCACCAAAGAGCACCTGGACGAGAATCAGGTAAGAAAGAAACTTAA